The Anomaloglossus baeobatrachus isolate aAnoBae1 chromosome 7, aAnoBae1.hap1, whole genome shotgun sequence sequence tgtctctctgtctctctgtctctctgtctctctgtctctctgtctctctgtctctctgtctctctgtctctctgtctctctgtctctctgtctctctgtctctctgtctgtctgtctgtctgtctgtctgtctgtctgtctgtctgtctgtctgtctgtctgtctgtctgtctgtctgtctctctgtctcagaGTCGCGCGCCGGGgcccctctgtttgtctgtctgtctgcagcAGAGCCACGCGCGGGgcccctctgtttgtctgtctgtctgcagcAGAGCGGCGCGCGggggcccgtctgtctgtctgtctgcagcaGAGCCACGCGCGGGGCCCCCCCAGTCTGTCTGCAGCAGAGCCACGCGCGGGGCCCctctgtttgtctgtttgtctgtctgtctgtctgtctgtctgtctgtctgtctgtttgtctgtatccagcagagctgtgtgtgcctgtatgcatgtatgatgtgtatctatgtatttagattgtgagccccaactttagattgtgagccccaatggggacagtgttcctgatgtatgtaaagcgctgcggaatatgttagcgctatataaaattaAAGATTTGAAAATTAAAGATTTGatgtcagtgtatatgattgtatagatttgtctgtttatatgtatttttgtgagtttatctttaaatatgtatatgtacgtgtatgtttctgtgtatgtgtgtgtgtgcgtgtggatgatgcccactgggactctttcgcccggggcccacaaaaacctgtagcCGGCCCTGCTGAcggtattaggctatgttcacacattgcgtttttgctgtggtttttcaCAAGTTTTATGCGAATTGAAAGCTGCTTCTTACAGTACCAtcaaaatctatgagatttcagaaatctcattcacacaattgtttttttttcttgattgaaatggaaaatgctgtgttttttgaaagaagcagcaagaTGAGTCGTTCAGTGTTTTTACAGCgtgttttcaccattgaaagcaatgagagtgcaaaaacaTAAGTGCGTTAAAAACATGGCAAAACCTGTTTTTTGGAAACAGCTttcttactgccaagagagcagtttttgcggcagaaaaaaaaagcagcttgTGAATATACCCTTACATTTCTGGTGGTACCGCACGCTATTTGTAACAAGCCCCTCATTTATTGTGGGGTGTGCCCCTCCTAATGAAATAGGTGCTTATTACTCTAGCGACGCCATTATTAAGACTTGCACCTACAACACCAATGAATCAGGTCCATGGTCTCTTTTGTAAAAATGGAAAACAGTCCTTATCTAGGCTTTTTTTATGGTAAATCTCATCTGAAGATTTTGTTAAATCTTCTTCAAAGCACAGCATGCTGTAGGTATGGCGTGCCGTATAGAATTCAATTTATGCTTGAAAACCAAACGTTAAAAATGTCTGAATAAATGTATGTATCGTCCTTGTCTTTAGGCCAGAGAATGaaaccttaaggtaccgtcacactaagcaacatcgctagcaacatcactgctgaggcacaacttgctagcgatgttgctgtgtgtgacatccagcaacaacctggcccctgatgtgaggtcgctggttgttgctgaatgtcctggaccattttttagttgttgctctcccgctgtgaagcgcacatcgctgtgtgtgacagcgacagagcaacaactgaatgtgcagtgagcagggaggcggcttctgcggacgctggtaaccaatgtaaatatcgggtaaccaagaagccctttccttggttacccgatatttaccttcgttaccagcgtccgccgctctcacgctgtcagtgccggctccctgcatacatagccagactacacatcgggtaattaacctgatgtgtactctggctaggagtgcagagagccagtgctaagcggtgtgcgctggtaaccaaggtaaatatcgggttggttacccgatatttaccttagttaccaagcgcagcatcgcttccacgcgtcgctgctggctgggggctggtcactggttgctgatgagatctgcctgtgtgacagctcaccagcaacccgtgtagcgacgctccagcgatccctgccaggtcaggttgctggtgggattgctggagcgtcgcttagtgtgactgtaccttaagCCTGCTGTCAGCATATGTAGATTTGTGTCCCTTTTTGTACTAATGTCTAACTAAAACATAATAAACATGCCAGAACTTTCCCAAACACTCCCCTCCTTGATAATGCCTCAATTTTAATTTTTCAAGTGGTGAATAAAGTTGTAAATTATAGTGTAAATATGGCTCTCAGCATTGTCTGTATCTATGCTATAAAAATGATGCAGAAATGAGTAAAGGGAggctaaagggtgttttacacgctgcgacatcgctagcgatgtcgtgcgcgatagcaaccgcccccgtcgttcatttggtgattgctgctgtagcaaacattatcgctacggcagcgtcacaggcacatacttgcttaggcctctttcacacgtccgtgaaaaaccacacacgtttttcacggacgtgtcaaagttgtgtaatggcctacgtgtgttctccgtgtgttatccgtgatacaggaactttctgctcacctgtccctggcgctgattttcggtctccggtcctgccgactccccgctgctgctgcttccggccgcagtgaagtgaatattcaatgagcataatgagcggcggtcggaagcaagtgacagcagcggcagagacaggagggctggagaaggtgagtaaagttttttttctttttttttttccttttctcaaacacgtgtgttttctccggcacgtgtcacatggaacacctccgtgtggtccgttggcgttccgtgtgacacccgtgttgccggagaaaaacagacatgttgacgtgtggagcacgggtctacgtgtgcccgtgtctccggtacgtgaggaaactgatcaaacacgtaccggagacacagacgtgtgaaagaggccttagcgacgtcgctgtgaccgccgaacaatccctccttcaagggggaggtgcgttcggcgtcatagcgacgtcactgtggcgtcactaagcggccgcccaatagctgaggaggggtggagatgagcgggtggaatatcccgcccacctccttccttcctcattgccggtggacgcaggtaaggagatgttcctcgttcctgcggcgtcccacatagcgatgtttgacgccgcaggaacgacgcactaccagcggcatgcaccatcaccgatattttgaaaaggagcgacgagtcaacgatttttgccgtttttgcgatcgttgatcgtcgctcctagctgacacgctgcgatgtcgctaacggcgccggatgtgcgtcacgaacgatgtgaccccgacgatatatcgttagcgatgtcgcagcgtgtaaagcaccctttaatgtaaTACAACTGGGGATACGACCATGAGTGAGCTCCAGAATATTAGTCTCCTGTGAGATAGGAGGATGCACTCTATGCCGAATATCAGTTGCAAATGCAATTCAGTGTGTGtctaatatatttatattttttttagaaagaaaaaaaggtaGGCTTGTATCTGTGTAAAAGCTCAAATAGCCTGTAGGACACCTTTCATATGGTTGTAAAATGATGCCCCATACAGTAGATTTGTTTAGTTACTGTGCTCCACGTTTCACCTTTCACTCTTTTGTTACTTGCAGGGCTGATGCACGTGGATCTTACTAAATATTAGCTATTTCTGAACAGCCATGGCTACAAGCGATAAAGTTGCCATTTTATCTGAGGATGAGGAGGAACAGAAGAGGAAATATGTACTTGCTGATCCTTTCAATGGTGTCACCACAGAGCAACCTGTTCCTAGTGGAAATTCAGAAGTTCCTGACAATTTGTCCACAGAGGATCAGGATATGGACTGGCTGGAAAGGCACTGCATAAAGATTAACAATGACCTTCTGATATCCAAAGTGTTCTACTTCTTTTTCTACTCTGCATATGGGTCTCTCTACCCTTTATTGCCGGTATACTATAAGCAGCTGGGCATGTCTCCCACCCAGAGCGGATTATTAGTTGGCATTAGATATTTCATTGAATTTTGCAGTGCTCCTTTCTGGGGAGTAATAGCTGACAGATTCAGGAAGGGAAAGATTGTCTTACTGTTTTCAGTACTTTGCTGGGTATTATTCAATTTGGGGATTGGATTTGTAAAACCAGCGGCTTTACTTTGTGTGCCTAATATGCCTATTCCAGTTAAACCTACAAACTCCAGTCCATTTAACACAACCCCTATGCCTCTAACCCAAATGACCAAAGAAAGTGGTACTGTACCCCAAAACAGGCAGAAGAGGGATCTGCTGGATAATACTCTTTCATGGAAAGTCTCTAACTCTCACTCATTGTTTAACAAAGAGTTTCCCGTCTTTTTCCATCGCATAATCAGAGAAGTTGTGAATGACACTGGCACACCAACATCGTCTGATCCTACGAGGAATATTACAACCACCATCATTACCACCACGGTTACCACAAAGAATCCTTATGCCATGTTACAGTATAACCAAGAAGATGTAGAGACCATATTTCTGTTAATTCTATTAGTGGTTATTATCGGAGAGTTTTTCAGTGCTCCAGCTGTTACTATTGTAGATACAGTAACGCTCCAATATTTGGGCAAACACCGAGACCGCTATGGATTACAGAGAATGTGGGGATCACTTGGCTGGGGACTCGCAATGTTGTCTATAGGAATAGGAATAGATCACACTCGCATCAATGTGATCATTGAAGGAGAAGGCTGCACGGAGCCTGAATACAAGAACTACCGGATCGCCTTTATTGTCTTTGGTGTTCTGATGTCTGTGGCGCTTATTGTCTCAACACAATTCCATTTTCATTACCACCATTTAAAACCAAGTGAGGAACGCAGGGAAGATTTGGAAATCTCACCTGTGGAGACAAATGCCCAGTCACCATCTTCAGCAGAGCAGAATCTGGATGAAGGAAGAGGTGAAGAAGAGATGGTCCAGAATTTCAGATTTTGGGATCTGGTGAAGATAATCTGCACAGTACAGTACGGATCTGTACTTTTTGTAGCCTGGTTCATGGGATTTGGTTATGGATATGTCTTCACCTTCCTTTTCTGGCACCTTGAAGACCTTAAAGGTACCACAACATTGTTTGGAGTCTGCTCTGTCCTGAGCCACATATCTGAACTGACTGCGTATTTTTTCAGCCACAAGTTGATTGAGCTAGTTGGTCACATCAGGTAAGTGCTAAAACATTTATATTTTGTAGTCGTGGAGCTTAGCATGGTTCATTTTATTGGTGTAAAATAGCACATCAATTTTAGATTTTAAGAGTAAATCATTTCAGAATTGTCCAATGATCATTTTACAAACTGAAAgtttaaggccacattcacacattgagtatttggtgaggtttttacctcccatatttgtagacaaaaccaggagtggaacaagcaggggaaaagtgtaatagaagcatgtcaccacttctggattttttacccactcctggttttggcttacacatactgaggtaaaataaactcaccaaacactcaatgtgtgAACTGGAgcgaaaaacgcaagaaaaaaataaAGGTAAAAGTCATTTTTAATAAATGTATTGAAGAATTTAAGAGCGTACACAAAAATTAGATAGTAATTCACTAGCTTACAAAAAAAGAGATGTTAAAAAAGACAGTGTTGCCTCTATCCCTTCTTTTCCTCGGCTCTCACCTTGCCGCGGATGTTGGCACCCTATTCATGCGCAGTAGCACCCCTGCTCCACGACTATTGTTCCGCTCTCCCTAGGCGACTTTAAATTGGCATTCGATAAATAGGGATATGTtaaatatagaattaaaaaaaataaggtGTTGTATTACCGACCTCATTGATTTGAGCCCACCAATGCTAACAGTATAGGAGTGTTTCTTTATATTAAGTAAGCATATGTAAACAACTGGTTTACATGTAGTAAAACTACCACTGGTGAGGCAGATGATATGTTCTATTAAAATCACGGTATAGTGATGTAAAACAACAAGTATCTGATAACTAGACCAACGTATAAACATGACTAGATGAGTCAACATGAGTTACATATTTGAACCCCATGTCATGTCTCAACGTGTTTCCCCTAAAggtaggttcatcaggaggcttaaTAAAGAAATAGGATAAACATGATGTCCATAGCATGGATTCTGTGATTCTGCTCTGACCTGAGTGCATGTAAATGTGCTTCCTATATGTATATTCCTTATCTGGTGCCTAAAACGACATCTCTTCATGTTTAGATGGTCCCATCTCTAACGTATTAGAAAATATCCACATAGCAGTAGGGCACAGCAGTAGGGCGCCTGCGCGGGTGCTGTAGCAGGTCTCACAAAGGGATAAACACTAGAGCTCTTCTTCACATGCCGGCGCATACGCAATACCCACACTGGATGGAACTTCCTGTTGGTGCGACGCATATCCATCTCGTGACGTCACTGGGGCTTGTGCGCAATTAGCAGGTGCATCACATGGGGAAAAACTGCCATGCCACTGGTGTGCAGCGCATGCATGGTGGTAATCACATTAATTACAGCTGTGATATGTTAACCCTTTTGGCACTTTTTTACTTTTACACTGGATCTTTGAGTACAACCACAGACAGGATATACAGCAAGAATGTTACAGGAGTGCAAATAATAATACATAATACATTATAGACGCAGAATTACGATCTTAATATTAATTACTATATAGATACAATAATTGTCAGATTGGTTTTAGCTCAATGCCTGACTTGTTAACCCTTGCATAGCATCTTTTTGCTCTTTACTTTGGCACTGCATCTTTTAGTATAAGCATAGAGAGGATACACAGCAGGAATGTTATAGGAGCGCAAATAATACTTATTACTGACCATATAGACACAGAATTAGGTTCTTAATATTAATAAATTTATATGGATAAAATGATTGTCATAttgataaggctgctttacacacagaccCTCTATGTCAGGGGTAATAAAAGGGATATATTGGTCCCACTGAAAGATGTGAACCAATAAAAAGAACAATTGTCCTACTCTTTATgaccatatatattatatattaaagcaagtagtttattttatttttaatctcCGCCAGTCCTAGTTATGGATGTTAGAAAAATCAGTTGTAGTTCAACATCTCATTCAGACTTtttagtgttaggctatgtgcgcacgttgcgtaattacatgcagttacgctgcgctttgtagcgcagcgtaagtgcatgcgtcctgcatcccctgcataatctatggagattatgcaggagccgtgcgcacgtggcgtcttagagcgcagcgcttcggctgctgcccgaagcgcgcgttctaagaagtgacatgtcacttcttccgtgcgctttgccggcagcccctgctctgtctatggcaggagctgcaggcagagcgtatggaatcggctttttttttttgttcactacggacattttctggagcgatttgaagcgcacgtgtgctcttcagatcgctgcagaaatttctgcagtgactgtacgcaacgtgcgcacatagctttactgtTTACATTCTAAAAATCCACTGAGTCTCTTTAATGTAAAATGAGTTTGCCCCAATCTCCTTTTCTCACGTGTTCCCTGATTACTTTCAGTACATAAAAGGATACACAGTCACTATTACCTTGGAGGCATTCCCTGACCTGTCATGACAGGAGGGCGTCAAGTTTGTGTCGTATATCACCCGAATGTTCACTGATGTGTTTCCTGAATCCCTCCTTGTCTTACCAATGTAATTAAGGGGATAGCTGCATGTTGTCCTATATATTACGCCTTGTTTAACAATTTGCAAAGTCCCTCATAATGAATTATTTTCTTGTCAATGTACTAGTGAACGTCTTACTTGGTGTTACCTATTTGGAGAAAGTAGATCCTTCACATCTAAAAGTTCCAAATACCTTGTCGTACCTACCCTAACGTAGGGAAgaggaccgggactgtggcagatgAACGCCAGGACAGGGGCGGATACAAGAGCAGACAGGACAGTCTCAAGTGCAGACATggaccaccagggtggctcaaggcaTATAGCACAGGCAGAGTCTCTCGCATCAGCggggcaggatggacaggcaaagtcactagcaaggcagattgcatggacaggcagagtctctagtcccATCGGGGCAGGATAGACAGGCAGAGTTACAAGTACCAATAAGGCAGGACAGGACTGAAACCAGGTGCCAAGAGGTAGAACGTGCTGGTAACCAGGTATGGGCAGAACAGGACTGGAATCAGGTGCCAACAGGCAAGACTGTCTGTGTCCAGGCAAGGCAGGTACAAGCGGGCCAAGACGGGATGGACAGTGTTACCTTACAAATAACTACacagaactgaactgaactgactaaaCCAGGTGTGGGGAACCTttattctgccgggggccatttggaaatttctaccaacctttgggaGCCGCATAAAAttttcaacttgaaaattaccctaatatatttggtttaACAATTAATTAACTCGCCCTACTGTagtggctggagcggcttctctttggtgcggctgtgatattgATCATatcgcttctcacaactgcttttccaggtctgtctcagtctggagcacagtcaacattGTGAAATTACGATTGGTAAACCAtattcatcacataggagacgctgtacatacacacacacacagccctgacacactggctgtataacCACACACAGCCCTgatacactggccgtatactgcgcacagctctgacacactggtggccgtgtaccgcacacagctctgacacactggtggCCGTGTACCgcgcacagctctgacacactggtggCCGTGTACCgcgcacagctctgacacactggtggCCGTGTACCgcgcacagctctgacacactggtggCCGTGTACCgcgcacagctctgacacactggtggCCGTGTACCgcgcacagctctgacacactggtggCCGTGTACCgcgcacagctctgacacactggcggcCGTATACAGCGCACAGCCTCGACACACTGGCGGCCGTATACAGCGCACAGCCTCGACACACTGGCTATATACCGCACAAAAATGgacacactggtcatattgtatacCGCACATGTATACCGTACACAGCACtcgcacacgccgtacacagcactcacagttGCTGTATACAGCAATCACTGATGCCATATACATCACACATTGGCATACATACACTGAACATTGAAGTCACTAATATATTAGATATATGGTggcatatattagatataaacacacttagctcagatataagtacctgctgcttagttgtccctgtaagatcaggtgcagcacaagttcctGATTGACGCTCCCTCCTCATGCAAGATGGATGTAGCAGCTGAGCTCCAGGGCTACAGCAGAAAGCAGCCGTGCACTGACTGGTTAAtgtcaatcagcgctggcttcattcTGTCTCCTGACTCCTCTGCGGTGCTAGACCTGAGCAGCCGAGCACAGAGGCtgagtgcacaggacgggagggtgagaggctgagcacatggcacCATGCAGCCTTCTCACTgccgtgcaggcccctcccccatcactctgcttctaacTGTAATCTGACAGGAGATCGTGCAGTAGCGAGAGGCCGGGGGAAAAATCCTCCCTAGTGCAGTCTGCCGGCCGGCTCTGTATGACTGCACAGCTTGCACATCGCTACGGGCGGCCATGCTTGCATGGcatatggggatttaaagggccaatAGCTGACAGGAGGAGCATCTAACTTAGCACTGCGGCCAccgggaatctgcccaggggccgcataaaatgCCATGGTGGGCCGTGTACGGCCCGCGGGCCGAAGGTTCCCTGCCCCTGGACTAAACTGATGGTGTTGAGCAGGCTcctcccctagtgggagcgtgCCCTAAATactcagtgcctctcagcgattagGCTgtgaggcacttcctaggagtggcgCACTGGCCTTTTAAGAGAAGGGCAGTGGTACGCGCACGCCCTAGGAGCACTGCCAAAGGCCCTGTGTGTCGTTCACAGGACTCCGGTGGAGGAGAAGCCCAACTGGAGGAAAGCAGGGACGTTGGGCAGCGTGGAAGGAGCCGGCCACAGCGGTGAGTGACAGCGTGTCCCTATAGGAGGAGGATGACAAGGAGTGCAGTGACACAGCGTTACAGTACCCCACCTTACACCACTTTCCCTTATGCCTGAAGATGGGTTTTTCTCTCCTCAAAGTCGATGGTAGCCGGCAGACAAGCGGAAATCGGGACAGGCTGTCAAGACTTAATCATACATATCCAAGGCAAACCTAGAAAAAGCGGACAAGGCAAAAAGGAGATCTTCTCTGAATGGGTATCTCCCACAGGTTCAGGAACAAGGCATCCGGGTTCAGACTGGGGCACTCTATCCACGTACGACACCAACAAGAACTTCAGAAGGCATCTGATGGGAGCTTGAAGATGCACAACAAGTTCAGGAACTAAGTgattagggtactttacacgctgcgatatcaatatcgatatcgctagcgatcgtacctgcccccatcggttgtgcgttacGGACAAATCActccccgtggtgcacaacatcgctgacacccgtcacacggacttaccttccctgcaacgtcgctctggccggcgatctgcctcctttctaagggggtggttcgtgtggcgtcacagcgatgccacggggcagctgtccaatagcagaggaggggcggagatgagcagccggaacatgccacccacctccttccttcctcattgccagtggacgcaggaaaggagatgttcgtcgttcctgcggtgtcacacacagcgatgtgtgctgcctcaggaacgacgaacaacatagtatctgcagcagcaacgatattaaggaaatgaaagacgtgtcaacgagcaacgcttTTTCACATtcttgcactcgttgatcgtcgctcattggtgtcacacgctgcgatgtcgctaatggcgcgggatgtgcgtcactaacgacgtgaccccgacaatgtattgttagtgatgtcgcagcgtgtaaagcaccctattgtGTTTGGATTGGAGCATTCCATACACGCACAACACCGATGAAGTCTTCAGAAGGCATCGGATTTCCATGCATGACATCGACAAGGGCTTCAGAGGGCATATTATGGGAACTTGGAGATGCAGCACGGGTTCATGAATGGGAACAGAATTGGGATTCCAGAAAACAAAAGGCCTCAGGAAAGACTGAGCCAAGCTGACAGGTTTTTTCACTCTAGCAACTTTCTTCTTAGGGCAGAATTCAGACTAGGGAAAAAAAAGTCAGCGGAgtccatggcctgttcaaactgtaatgctcgcctcCAGGGATGGTGAGCTGGGGAGCGGAAGTGGAccaactggaccacagggagaccctgGGCCTACCCTAAAGTGGGGTTAGAGGACCGGGACTTTGGCCGCTGACCCCACGACAGGGGCGGACACAGGAACAGACAAAACAGAGTCTCAAGTGAAGACAAAgaccaccagggtggctcaaggcagacagcacaggcaggaaggacaggcagagtctctagcaccaactgggcaggacggacaggcaaagtcactagcaaggcagatggcatggcaaggaaggagaggcagagtctctagtaccaacagaacaggacggacaggcagagtctctagcaccagtGGGGCAGGATGGACTGGATCAGTCAGAAGTACCAACaaggcaggacagacaggcagcaGGTACGGGCAGGACAAGACTAGAACCAGATGCCAACAAGCAGGACAGGCTGGTAGCCAAGtatgggcaggacaggactggaaccaggtaacAACAGGCAGAAcgagctgggaccaggtacaggcaggaacaggactggaaccaggtgccaacaggcaggatgggctgggaccaggtacaggcaggacaagaCGGAACCAGATGGGCCGTGATTGACAGGGTGACTTGACAACTAACTAGACAGAACTGAACTGACTAAAATGTTGGTGTTGAACAGGCTCCTCCCCTAATAAGAGCGTGCCGTAAATACCCAGTATCTCTTAGCGATAGGCTGAAAGGCACTTCCCAGGAGTGGCATGCTAGCCTTTTAAGAGGAGGGCAGCGGTGCATGCCATAGAAGCACTCCTGTAGGCTCTGTGTGgcgtgcacaggccccaggaggagGAGAAGCCCATGTGGAGGAGAGCCAGGCAGTGTGGAGGAGCTGGCCGTGGCTGTGAGTGACAGCATGTGCTTGCAGGAGAAGGAGGGCAAGGACTGCAAGGAAACAGCGGTTCACAAGCCTCTACACGGTGACTCAGCTGATACCATAGGTTTTCTGTGGGATTCAAGTATGGAGAACGTGCAGGCAACTCCATTTGAGGTAACCCaatctctaaggctactttcacacttgcgttgttttccttccgtcacaatccgcccttttggaaaacagcggaatccgttaacggtttcccatagacttgtatggatgacagattgtgccaaaaggacctgcgttgcttccgctgggcgacgctccgttgtttccgcccagcgggaggaacgcagcatgtaacgtttttttgagcagcggaatccttaggatttcactgcgcatgctctctctggctccctgcacccgtaaccaatgtaaatatcgggtaaccaagcaaagtgctttgcccgatatttaccctggccatgtgtgcagggagcccgacacttccccactcggctccgcccctcccgcactccactccgcatgtgtgtgtgtatatatacacacacacacacacacacacacacacacacacacacacacacacacacactcaccacctgtcctcagcgccatggctccgccccctcccgcactccactccgcatgtatatacacacgcacacacactcacctttcctgagcgccatggccccgctcagctccgccccccgcacacattctcggctgcagggagcgatcagctgatcaaccagctgcagggagcaatcagctgatcacccggcggccggctgcagggagcgatcagctgatcacccggcggccggctgcagggagcgatcagctgatcaccgggcggccggctgcagggagcgatcagctgatcgttcacaatagtctgacgccggtaaaactgtaaaaaaaaaaaaaaaaatcaaaactgattccgttgttttgcagcatccgttgtgccactatatacaacacatccgttgcatccgtcacacaacg is a genomic window containing:
- the MFSD6 gene encoding major facilitator superfamily domain-containing protein 6 isoform X1 — encoded protein: MATSDKVAILSEDEEEQKRKYVLADPFNGVTTEQPVPSGNSEVPDNLSTEDQDMDWLERHCIKINNDLLISKVFYFFFYSAYGSLYPLLPVYYKQLGMSPTQSGLLVGIRYFIEFCSAPFWGVIADRFRKGKIVLLFSVLCWVLFNLGIGFVKPAALLCVPNMPIPVKPTNSSPFNTTPMPLTQMTKESGTVPQNRQKRDLLDNTLSWKVSNSHSLFNKEFPVFFHRIIREVVNDTGTPTSSDPTRNITTTIITTTVTTKNPYAMLQYNQEDVETIFLLILLVVIIGEFFSAPAVTIVDTVTLQYLGKHRDRYGLQRMWGSLGWGLAMLSIGIGIDHTRINVIIEGEGCTEPEYKNYRIAFIVFGVLMSVALIVSTQFHFHYHHLKPSEERREDLEISPVETNAQSPSSAEQNLDEGRGEEEMVQNFRFWDLVKIICTVQYGSVLFVAWFMGFGYGYVFTFLFWHLEDLKGTTTLFGVCSVLSHISELTAYFFSHKLIELVGHIRVLYIGLACNTARYLYISYMENAWTVLPMEVLQGVTHAAIWAACISYLSAAVPPALRTSAQGILQGLHLGLGRGCGAMIGGVLVNFFGAAETFRGIGMASLVILLLFALIQWVAVPQKDEDASMLAERIPVPSSPVPIATIDLVPQHSENIMPTIQAKLPPKKTKHQEEQEDVNRPAWGISSTPWVTLAYAFYQIKEMLALTKTTPVSESQPLQNNNESNTATRSPQLARSEDACTEAAAVTPDIQEGSSANAERNVQGDDAVQSADN
- the MFSD6 gene encoding major facilitator superfamily domain-containing protein 6 isoform X3, whose translation is MATSDKVAILSEDEEEQKRKYVLADPFNGVTTEQPVPSGNSEVPDNLSTEDQDMDWLERHCIKINNDLLISKVFYFFFYSAYGSLYPLLPVYYKQLGMSPTQSGLLVGIRYFIEFCSAPFWGVIADRFRKGKIVLLFSVLCWVLFNLGIGFVKPAALLCVPNMPIPVKPTNSSPFNTTPMPLTQMTKESGTVPQNRQKRDLLDNTLSWKVSNSHSLFNKEFPVFFHRIIREVVNDTGTPTSSDPTRNITTTIITTTVTTKNPYAMLQYNQEDVETIFLLILLVVIIGEFFSAPAVTIVDTVTLQYLGKHRDRYGLQRMWGSLGWGLAMLSIGIGIDHTRINVIIEGEGCTEPEYKNYRIAFIVFGVLMSVALIVSTQFHFHYHHLKPSEERREDLEISPVETNAQSPSSAEQNLDEGRGEEEMVQNFRFWDLVKIICTVQYGSVLFVAWFMGFGYGYVFTFLFWHLEDLKGTTTLFGVCSVLSHISELTAYFFSHKLIELVGHIRVLYIGLACNTARYLYISYMENAWTVLPMEVLQGVTHAAIWAACISYLSAAVPPALRTSAQGILQGLHLGLGRGCGAMIGGVLVNFFGAAETFRGIGMASLVILLLFALIQWVAVPQKDEDASMLAERIPVPSSPVPIATIDLVPQHSENIMPTIQAKLPPKKTKHQEEQEDVNRPAWGISSTPWVTLAYAFYQIKEMLALTKTTPVSESQPLQLGNKN
- the MFSD6 gene encoding major facilitator superfamily domain-containing protein 6 isoform X2, which translates into the protein MATSDKVAILSEDEEEQKRKYVLADPFNGVTTEQPVPSGNSEVPDNLSTEDQDMDWLERHCIKINNDLLISKVFYFFFYSAYGSLYPLLPVYYKQLGMSPTQSGLLVGIRYFIEFCSAPFWGVIADRFRKGKIVLLFSVLCWVLFNLGIGFVKPAALLCVPNMPIPVKPTNSSPFNTTPMPLTQMTKESGTVPQNRQKRDLLDNTLSWKVSNSHSLFNKEFPVFFHRIIREVVNDTGTPTSSDPTRNITTTIITTTVTTKNPYAMLQYNQEDVETIFLLILLVVIIGEFFSAPAVTIVDTVTLQYLGKHRDRYGLQRMWGSLGWGLAMLSIGIGIDHTRINVIIEGEGCTEPEYKNYRIAFIVFGVLMSVALIVSTQFHFHYHHLKPSEERREDLEISPVETNAQSPSSAEQNLDEGRGEEEMVQNFRFWDLVKIICTVQYGSVLFVAWFMGFGYGYVFTFLFWHLEDLKGTTTLFGVCSVLSHISELTAYFFSHKLIELVGHIRVLYIGLACNTARYLYISYMENAWTVLPMEVLQGVTHAAIWAACISYLSAAVPPALRTSAQGILQGLHLGLGRGCGAMIGGVLVNFFGAAETFRGIGMASLVILLLFALIQWVAVPQKDEDASMLAERIPVPSSPVPIATIDLVPQHSENIMPTIQAKLPPKKTKHQEEQEDVNRPAWGISSTPWVTLAYAFYQIKEMLALTKTTPVSESQPLQIHAFHNKRCRT